The following are encoded in a window of Brachyhypopomus gauderio isolate BG-103 chromosome 18, BGAUD_0.2, whole genome shotgun sequence genomic DNA:
- the nkx6.1 gene encoding homeobox protein Nkx-6.1, whose protein sequence is MLAVGQMDGSGQSAFLLNTPPLAALHSMAEMKTPLYPAYPLSSNGPASSTSPTSTSPNPGGIPVSSPGIKTSTGLSSLASTQQCGVATPHGINDILSRPSIVSSGAVAASSPAGILSGLPRFSSLSPPPPGLYFSPGAAAVAVARYPKPLTDLPGRTPIFWPGVVQSPHWRDARFACSPHQNSVLLDKDGKRKHTRPTFSGQQIFALEKTFEQTKYLAGPERARLAYSLGMTESQVKVWFQNRRTKWRKRHAAEMASAKKKQDSETERLKGASENEDDDDDYNKPLDPNSDDEKITQLLKKHKPNSALIIHTSENESS, encoded by the exons ATGTTAGCTGTAGGGCAGATGGACGGGTCGGGCCAGAGCGCGTTCCTCCTCAACACTCCTCCACTGGCCGCTCTGCACAGCATGGCCGAGATGAAGACACCACTGTACCCGGCCTACCCGCTCTCTTCTAACGGACCAGCATCATCCACATCACCCACATCCACGTCTCCCAACCCGGGTGGCATCCCAGTCTCCTCCCCAGGGATCAAAACGTCAACTGGACTTTCGAGCCTCGCATCAACCCAGCAGTGTGGGGTCGCCACCCCACACGGAATAAACGACATTCTCAGCCGCCCCTCCATCGTGTCCTCCGGAGCGGTGGCCGCGTCCTCCCCCGCTGGGATCCTGTCCGGACTGCCCCGGTTCAGCAGCTTGAGTCCGCCTCCTCCCGGGCTCTACTTCAGCCCCGGTGCCGCCGCCGTGGCCGTGGCCCGATACCCCAAACCACTCACGGACCTGCCGGGCAGAACCCCGATATTCTGGCCTGGAGTTGTGCAAAGTCCACACTGGAGAGACGCAAGATTTGCGTGTTCACCTC ATCAGAACTCGGTTCTCCTGGACAAGGACGGGAAGAGGAAACACACACGACCGACGTTTTCCGGGCAGCAAATTTTCGCTCTGGAAAAGACTTTTGAACAAACTAAATATTTAGCCGGTCCAGAGAGAGCTCGCCTGGCCTACTCCTTAGGGATGACGGAGAGCCAAGTTAAG GTGTGGTTTCAAAATCGAAGAACGAAGTGGAGGAAACGACACGCAGCTGAGATGGCCTCGGCGAAGAAAAAACAGGATTCAGAGACCGAGAGGCTAAAGGGGGCCTCAGAAAACGAAGACGACGACGACGACTACAACAAGCCTTTAGATCCAAACTCAGACGATGAGAAAATTACCCAGTTACTGAAAAAACACAAACCGAACTCGGCTCTTATAATCCACACGTCGGAAAACGAGAGCTCGTAA